Part of the Pyricularia oryzae 70-15 chromosome 3, whole genome shotgun sequence genome, TGGTCTGATGGATATGCCAAGGTCAGTTGGGTGGAAATGCTTCGTGATCTCGAGTCACGCAAGCCCTCAAGGGGCTGGATACAACTTTGCTCCCGGAAAGAAGATGGGGCGTGAGTGCCAGTATGAGTTACaccagggggggggggggggggggggggggggagtgCTCAGCTCTGAGTGTTGTTGATACTCTAACTAGCCTAACTAGGTGGAGTGCTACCAGAATAGAGACTCCAAGGTGAGGACGGTCGAGGCTCGATGCCATCTCAATATGGCTTTCGTTTTCTATAAGAAGGCTTCGAGATGCCCGAGTTgaaggacttttttttcctcttctccTCACCAACCGGTTCCTTTTCTACTTCTCTACTACATTTCCTATCTGTCTTCATTTCCTTTTCTCTTTTACTTTCTCATTTTTCCTCACCAGCTCTTTTTCCTTCTCATCTATCTTCACTTCATCTTTGCAAGTCAAGTTTTCTTTTCGCATCGTTTTTTTTGAAGAATTTCcaaaattctttttttgaaACTTACGAATCTTTTCACATTTTTTCGTCCTTTTCAACAAAAAATCTTTCAAGATGCGTTTCTCTACCGTGGCCGTTCTTGCCATCTTCGGTGCCGTCCAGGCCACCCCCATCGCAGCTCCCGAGCCCGTCCTCGAGACTGCTGTCGACGCCCCCATCGAGGCCCGCGCCATTCtcagcggcggcgaggactTTGCCCCCGCCCAGCTCGAGAAGCGCCTCGATCCCATCACCACCTCGATCGTGGTGGCCGCTGGCTCTGCCCTCGCCACCAaggccgtcgacgccgccgtcaaGGCGGTCGGCAACGCCATCAAGGGCCTCCAGAACTGGGACAAGGTCCGCGAGGAGTTCACCAAGAAGACCGTCTCCGAGATGTGGGCCAAGATCGACAAGAAGGCCTACTCGGCGGCCGTCTGCTACAACATGGACTACGATGCCCCCAACATCGACGGCAAGACTTCGGTTGCGGTCAAGTCCGGCCTGCTCAAGACCACTTACGACTGCTTTTTTATGAAGGCCGGCGCCCAGACCTTTAAGGGCAAGGGCGACGGTGGCTTCCAGAACATGGCCGCTCAGCACGACAGCCGCTGCACCTACGACAGCAAGGCCATCACCCTTACTTGCAAATAGATGAGAGGAGAAGAGTCTGTGTAGTTTTTATGAGGAAAGGACTGCATGGAGTAGCCGGAGTTGTGCTTTTGGGGTCTCAGGCACCGGTTTGTTTTGCATTAACTTGCACAGATGAATCAGTGGATTCCATGCTTGGTTGGAATTTTTGGGATTTTTGATTTACTGGGAACTTTCCTTGGGTTTTGTGTTGTGAAACCCTCACATTGCCTGGGGTTTTCCAACGATAGTTGTCACCAATACACTCCAGTATTTTCCGAATTCCTTTGACCCGAACCAGGGGCTGTTCCGCTGTGATTTTGCATGCCTGAACGTCCTACTAATTTGTCACAACGCTCACAGGCTTGGCGCCATTTCTAAACACAGCAGTGGTATTGCAGGCCTCGAGATTTCGTAATACCAAGTTTCGCGCTTACAATGCTCATCGTATTCAAGATGGGAGAATAGCTGTCGCAAAATACTGCGAGTCACAAACTCGTCGGTTAGGCGGCACACTCTATATCTTTATTGATTCATTTGATCAGCGCTCTTCTCCACGCGTTTTGGGCTGCCGAACAGTTTCTTGACTCATTTTCCCGAACCCCTACTCCTAGCATGATGATCGCTGTACTGTACAGTGCTACCCCTGTTTGAATGTGCCCTCGAGGGCAGCCCTTGTTGGATCATACCAATTGAAAATTGGCATTTGGGCGATAAATGGAGCAAAGCATTATGGGGAAGTACTTGACAGTTTCTAACAAATTATAACTACGTAGGTGCAGGGTAAATTCGAGTATCTTCCCATACCTACATCAAAAAACATGGGCACATTCAAACAGGGGTATCGCTATACAGTACACAAATGATGCAAGACGGGTCTTCTACGTTTGCAAGTTATCTTGACTGTCCTGGAAAGGTATCCCTGCTATAATTGGTTTCATTTTATATATCAAGTGCGAACGTGCTGATACTGTAACTGTTCTAGTGATGGATTTGACGTCTGTCCATACCTGACAGGATTGCTGCCACCTGTTCGGGTTAATTTCTCTGCATCCCATGTTTACATGTTCATGTCGAGGTGAACCTTCATTTCTGCCTTTGCCTGACTGCTTTGGCTCCTGCACCAAATTTCATCACATGTTATACTGTCTAAGTAAGATGGATTTGCAACCTTCTGGGAACGGGGGAAAACATTGCCAGTCATGGGATTCTTCTGCATTGAGCCGCGCGCTATGGTGAGTTTTCCTTGGCTGTTTGGTACACTAGCTTCAACAGATAAGAAGCAATGAAATCCGGAAAATAAATACACTTTTGTTGTACATGGATTGGCAATGTGAAGTGCGGGCGTTTGTTCGTGGGGCCACTCATCTCTTCCGGTCCGGCTTGATTTTCAACATGTTCCACCATATGGAACAATACTTGGTTGGGCATTGGGTGTGAGGTGGCAAAGACCCGGACTGTTGTGTTATCTTTGTGTCTCTTTCCTCCGATTGAAGGCGCGAAAGCAACAAATGAGACGTCGTATTTTACCCTAGGGATCTGGTATCAAAACCTAATGATTGGGCACCTATGTGAATCACATATCACATAGATGGTTAAATGGTGAAACTCCCACAATTTTCTCGTGCTGCCCACACGGGCGTAGGAATTTTTACATTGGCTGGCCAAATTACATGTGGTTTGGTTCAGCAGTGTTGGTTGGGTTGGCGTCTGCGTTTTTCCAAAACATCATCTCCTTTCTTCTCCAAATTTCCTTCATGCTGTCCGCCCGTATCGTGAAAGTACCTACTTTTGCACTTTGTAAACGAAGGCCGACCCCAGCTTTGTAAACCGCCGTGCGCCAAGTGTGGATTATGCACATCTCAGAGCTTGGAATCCTGGGGCAAAAGCTTACCTCGACCTTGGCTTTCTTCGGCGACTTTTTTTTAAAGGAGGCTTGGGAGGCTAAAGACAACGATCGGGGCGGGACATGCCAATCTTGGAAATGCTCTGGGGCCGTCGAGCTGGATGCCAAGTTTTAAAACCCCAATTTACGTGCGCCAAGAGAACTGAAGGTTAGGCATGCATCAGGATGGGAAATACGTGTTGATAAAAACGCCATAAAACAGCTGAAAAGGAAACGAACGCATCGTGGTAGGATTTAACGAGCAGAAACAGCAGCTCGTACGTCATTATGCGCCCTGTGTTATGctaggtaggtggtaggtatacagctaggtaggtatagcTCTAGGTGCCTTGACCTTTAACAGGTAAAAGGCACTGGGCCGgggtgcctacctaggtacctacctactgtacAACCCGAAGGAGCGTGGCCTTGGCAGGCTAATGCCTACAATCTCGTCAAGAACTATCTGTTATACACTACAAAGAACAGGCTGATGGtggagaaaaaaaccaaaatcaTTTGACCACAGTTTCCCAATGCGCACGTCTAGGCGTCGGAAAATTGGGATGACGGTGCAGCCCGAAATTTAGAACATCATGTCAGCCATGGCCCCAAACCATATGGGCATCCAGCTATAAGTACTAGAACTGGTCTAGTCCAGAAATGCACCGCTCAAATGCAACTGCGTCAAAGCGAGCGCTGCTATAGGCCTACGTTGGCTCAACCACTTTATTGTGgttgtttgccaagaccgacCAAGGTAAGCAAGGCTTGTTTGTCCCTGCCCAGAGGACGGCCTATTTTGGCATTTTTGTCAACCGAAAttggagcttttggtcagccaGTGGGTGTTTCGTTCCCCCCTGGGCTCTCACGCATTGCATACATTGGGCCTAGTTCGTGATATGCGCTGTACGTTGTTTGGGGGTTGCTCGCCCACAGATCATGTCGTCACCACTAATCATCCCTTGTATGGAGGAAGGgagcaaaaaaaggcatGGAACGGGTTTTGGAGCTCGGATTAGCTTGACATTATCCAATCTGCCCGTTCGTGCCACACACCCTGTCTTGTGGCTTCAACCTGTGATTCCGTCCCAAGAAAAAAGTTCTTATGGCATATGGAGGCctcccgaaaaaaaaatgatgtGGAAGTGACGGTGATCTCACACATGCACAACCAGATGAGGTCCGTTCCCCGGCCCCAATTGAGGCACAGTTCTGCAGTTTGACTGGATCTTATGATTGCTCACCTCTTTTTCCATGTCGCAACTGTTTTCGAATTTTGTTTGCGCTCAGTTTTAACCACTGAATTCCAAAGCAAAGTCGTGCCTTCCATTTCTTTGGCTACACTAAACCCCGACGATCCCCCAATCAGCTTCGGCGGTAGATTCCTGCAGTGCGACTGTCAACTGTGCCGTTGCCCAGGCATTCGTCCACTTTCTGAGACACACCAaagtctttcttttttctttcaaactttttgcttttgtcTGCAGCCCTTCTCCTTCCGGCATCAGACAAGCTTCTTTAATCCGCAACAAATCTCCCTTGGAGTCTGAGCTCACCGCGGGCTGGCTGTTATGTCGCCTGCTTCGATTCCAAAACCCACGCCGGATCAAGTCTCTTTCTGCCACTGTCGGCAGTGGTAAATTTATCTTGCAGGGACGGACTGAGTTCGCCCTCCAGCGCGATATCCCAAGATATTAAACAGAAGGTACAGAAAGAACAAGTCACCGCCAGTTGTTTGGTGACGACAGTTGCCTCTGTCAAATTGGGCAAGGTTCTTGTTATATTCACCTTGataaactacctacctacctgactGCTTGAAAATATCTTCAATCCATCTTTGGGAACGTCCTTGGCGACTTTCCTCAGTATCCACCTCGACACGTAGGCATCAGGGTCGGGAGTCGAATTGTATTTCTGCGCTTCATCAGAGCAGCAATTATGGCAGACACTATGCAAGCAGATAATAccgaaaaggaaaataacaaCGATGCCAAGGTAAGTTAGATCCAGATTTGAATAGTGTGGAAACAGATGGTGGCGCCAAGGCCACCCCCGAATGTGTGCCGGTTATCCGGATCTTCGTGCTCAAGACCACTCAAACTGACTGCAGCTTACGAAACCCACAGCCTCAGCCTTCCGATAGCACACCAACCACCAAAGATGGCAAGGCTGCCGGCAACAAACCCACCGGCGACTTCAAGATCGACCTTGAAGATGCCCTCAGTCCCGATCCCGGCACTGAGGACATGTTTGTTTGCGAGGACAATCGCTTCGCATACTCGCCTGGTCAACTATccaaactcctcaaccccaagaGTTGGAACGCCTTTTACGCCATCGGCGGCCTCGCCGGTCTAGAGAAGGGCCTGCAAACGAACCGCAAGGAGGGTCTGAGTGTCGACGAGACGAGCGTCGACGGTACCGTCGCCTTTGAGGATGTCGCCGCCAAGGGCGCCCAGAGACATGGTTCCGTGACCGAGGATCAAATAGCCAAGGCTGCCAAGCACCAGAGCTCCGATGGTGGTAACAAGTCAGGGCATCCGCAGCCATCTCCCATGAACGTCGAGGCCGGCTCGCCCTTTGCCGACCGAAAACGCATCTTCAGGGACAATCGCCTGCCGGCAAAGAAATCCAAGTCGCTGCTGCAAATCGCTTGGGAGACTTACAACGACAAGATTCTCATCCTGTTGACGTTTGCCGCCATCATCTCGCTTGCCCTCGGTCTTTACCAGACATTCGGCGTATCTCATGAGGGTGGAGGAGCCAAAGTAGAGTGGGTTGAAGGCGTGGCCATTCTGGTGAGACTTTCCCATTGAGGTATATACGTTGATCTTGAGGAGTATACTGACATCGACTTAGGTTGCAATCTTTATCGTTGTCCTTGTCGGAACTGTCAATGACTGGCAGGTTAGTACTTCCATACCGAGGAAAAGCCGGCTACGATGGTAGTCTGGCTTGCACAAGAAACTTTAACTCACAGTATTGGTTCCTCCACAGATGCAACGCAGCTTCAACAAACTGAACGCTAAACATGACGACCGCCATGTCAAAGTCATACGCTCGGGAAAGAGTGTAGAGTTGTCCGTCTATGACATTTTGGTCGGCGACGTCATGCATCTTGAGACTGGCGACTTGGTACCAGTGGACGGCATATTCATCCAAGGCCATGGTGTAAAGTGTGACGAGTCTTCGGCCACAGGAGAGTCTGACTTGCTGAAGAAGACTCCCGCAgacgaggtctttgcagctcTCGAGAAGATTCACGAAGGCAACTCAGATAATTCCAAGATTGAGAAGATGGACCCATTCATTATCTCAGGCAGCAAGGTCAATGAAGGAACAGGCACCTTCCTGGTCACTGCTGTCGGTGTCCATTCGAGTTACGGTCGTATCATGATGACGATGCAGACAGGACAGGAGTCTACCCCCTTGCAGCAGATGCTCAACAAACTGGCGGATATGATTGCATACGCCGGCACAGGCTCTGCTCTGCTCTTGTTTGTCGTCTTGTTTATCAAGTTTCTCGTCGGCCTTCCCAACAACACAGACAATCCCGACCAGAAAGGACAAACATTCCTTCGGTTGTTTATCACCGCTGTCACTGTGGTTGTCGTAGCTGTTCCCGAGGGACTTCCACTGGCTGTCACACTTGCACTGGCATTTGCCACCACCCGCATGACCAAGGACAACAACCTCGTTCGCGTTCTGAGGGCTTGCGAGACGATGGGAAACGCGACTACCATCTGTTCAGACAAGACCGGAACCTTGACACAAAACAAGATGACAGTCGTTGCCACCACTCTCGGGACTTCTCTCAGCTTTGGTGGCACCGATGAGATGCTTGAAGAGCCAGAAGGTGGCCAAGAAAAGGATCAGCACAGCCACGCCGAGTCTAGCGTTCGCAATGTTCCTGTCGAGGAGTTCTCCAAAAGCCTCAGCCAGCCGGTCAAAGACATACTGATTCAGTCCAACGCTGTAAACAGCACGGCTTTTGAAGGTGATCAGGAAGGCGAACATACCTACATTGGTTCAAAGACCGAGGTAGCCCTGTTGACTTTCACTCGCGACCACCTGGGCGCTCCGCCAGTGGCCGAGGTTCGATCCAATTCCGATGTTGTCCAGGTCGTGCCCTTCGACTCGGCCCTGAAGTACATGGCAACAGTCGTCAAGCTCTCGGATGGAAAGTACAGGGCCTATGTTAAAGGTGCCAGTGAGATACTGCTCAAGCAATGCACGAGAGTCCTGTCCGACCCCGAGTCAGAAGACCTTGCTACCACCGAACTCACCGACGAACTCCGCGAAACATTCAACTCTACCATCACTTCTTATGCCGGACAAACCCTGCGCACAATCAGCTCTTCGTACCGCGACTTTGACAGCTGGCCGCCTTCTGAGGCAACAAGCAAAGAAGACCCGCGCTCTGCCGACTTCAACAAGGTTCACTCCGACATGACACTGGTCTCCATCTTTGGTATCAAGGACCCCCTTCGGCCTGGAGTCATAGATGCCATCAAGGACTGCAAACGCGCTGGTGTGGTTGTTCGTATGGTCACCGGCGACAACATCTTGACCGGTCGAGCTATTGCCAAGGAGTGCGGCATTTACACACCCGAGGAGGGAGGTTTGGCCATGGAGGGTCCCGATTTCAGACGCAAAAGTGAGGAGGAACTCAAAGAAATTGCCCCGAAGCTGCAGGTGTTGGCACGTTCTAGCCCCGAAGACAAGAGGATTCTCGTCAAGATCCTCAAGGAGCTTGGCGAGACTGTTGCTGCAACTGGAGACGGAACCAACGACGCCCCGGCGCTGAAGATGGCCGATATCGGATTTGCGATGGGTATAGCTGGCACTGAAGTTGCAAAAGAGGCGGCTGCTATCATTCTCATGGATGATAACTTTGCCACTATCGTCAAGGCCATGGCCTGGGGTCGTACAGTGCGCGATGCCGTCAAGAAGTTTCTTCAGGTATGGTGCTTATCATGCTCCCTCCCATACATAACTTTCCTCCTACCAAATAAATGCGGTTCAGGCATACATCTAGCGAACCAAAAGCCTGGCTCAAGGGTGACTTGAGAGGCCcagtctgttttttttttcgaaaatggTTGTCACTGCCGCCGTCACCTTGATTGCCATCCGACTAACAGTTTCTAGTTCCAACTCACGGTCAATGTTACCGCGGTAGTGCTTGTGTTTGTCAGCGCAGTGTCTAGCTCCACTGAAGAGTCTGTCCTGAACGCAGTGCGTAAGTAGCATCATATTACCCTCCCACCATGCCTCTCAGGGGTAAAGTCCAATATTGATACTCTTGCTAACTTGTAACTGTGCAGAGCTTCTATGGGTTAATCTCATTATGGACACAATGGCAGCTTTGGCCTTGGCAACTGGTGAGTTAAATACGATCATTATCCAGGGAGGGCTTAGGCTTGCCTGACGCCCAGATCAACTTTCTTTACCGGGATTAGGTTCTGACTTTATATTTCTGTTACAGATCCTCCTCATCCTAGTATCCTCCACAGGAAACCTGATCGTAAATCTGCTTCGTTGATTACCCCTGCAATGGCAAAAATGATAATTGGTCAGGCCATCTGCCAGCTTGCTATCACCCTTGTCCTAAACTTTGGAGGCTACTCTCTGTTGGGATATGGATCTATGCCCGATGGAGAGATTAGACTCAAGACTCTAGTATTCAACACTTTCGTGTGGCTCCAGATCTTCAACGAAGTCAAGTGAGTATCTCTTGGCTATAGACCAAAGTTTTATATCTCCAGATTAAACAACTGCTAACCCTTGAATAGCAATCGGCGTCTCGACAACAAATTGAACATCCTCGAAGGCGTCTTGAAAAACTACTGGTTCCTGGGAGTCAACTTGATCATGATAGGTGGTCAAGTTCTCATTATCTTTGTGGGCAGGGAAGCTTTCAAGATTGTGCCCCTTGATGGCAAAGAATGGGGTATTTCGATTGGCCTCGGCGCCATATCCATCCCCTGGGGCATGATCATTCGCCTGATTCCCGACCATTGGATTCTCAAAATTCTTCCTTATGCAATTCGGCGACGATGGGTGCCCGAGACTATCAAATCCGAAAAGGAGCTGGAGAAACTCAAGAAGGATCAGGAGAAGGACGCCGAGAAGGctgccaagaagaaggcaaAGAAGGATGCGAAGAAGGCCAAAAAGCGTGGAAAGAAGGGTGGAGAGGACGAGGAGAAGGCGTCGACACGTGAGGAATCAGACGAGGAGGATCACTTCAAGCCCCCTTTGCGAACACTCACGTCTATTCGAGGCAACAGAGCCCGAAACCACAGCTTTTACGATGGACATCGCGGATTCCACCAATACGTTCATGACCAGAAGCGGAaggtcaaggccaaggcgcaTACAATTGCCCATTTGGACAGCAGCCACAAGGAGAAGGATGAGTCGACCAAGTCCGATGCTAGGCGGAGCTTAACGGCGCCAGCTGCTCCGCGGCCCCAAGATGGGCAAACAAGCCAAGATTGATCAGATGGTCAAGGTTCTAAGGGCGGAATTGCAGTTGGTGTTAATATGGGCGGTCACGCATTCGGGCTTTGCGATGTTATGTCGTTCGTTTACTTGGCCACCAAACGTCATACCAGCGAAGGATAATCTGTTTGTTTCAGAGTTTCGGTTTGTGTCACTTATTTTCCATGTTTATCAGTGGCACAAATAATGCGCCGAGTCAATGATCATAATTCAAGCGAACTTTTATCTTCCTAACTCGTGGTTGAGCACCTTCGTGTCATGGTGAACGCCTTGTCATGGTTCGATGTTATATTTTCTAAAGCATATTCGCCATCGGCAAATTTTTGCCAGGTTGGCATTCGGCCAACAAAGCTTCCAATCGCT contains:
- a CDS encoding plasma membrane calcium-transporting ATPase 4 codes for the protein MADTMQADNTEKENNNDAKPQPSDSTPTTKDGKAAGNKPTGDFKIDLEDALSPDPGTEDMFVCEDNRFAYSPGQLSKLLNPKSWNAFYAIGGLAGLEKGLQTNRKEGLSVDETSVDGTVAFEDVAAKGAQRHGSVTEDQIAKAAKHQSSDGGNKSGHPQPSPMNVEAGSPFADRKRIFRDNRLPAKKSKSLLQIAWETYNDKILILLTFAAIISLALGLYQTFGVSHEGGGAKVEWVEGVAILVAIFIVVLVGTVNDWQMQRSFNKLNAKHDDRHVKVIRSGKSVELSVYDILVGDVMHLETGDLVPVDGIFIQGHGVKCDESSATGESDLLKKTPADEVFAALEKIHEGNSDNSKIEKMDPFIISGSKVNEGTGTFLVTAVGVHSSYGRIMMTMQTGQESTPLQQMLNKLADMIAYAGTGSALLLFVVLFIKFLVGLPNNTDNPDQKGQTFLRLFITAVTVVVVAVPEGLPLAVTLALAFATTRMTKDNNLVRVLRACETMGNATTICSDKTGTLTQNKMTVVATTLGTSLSFGGTDEMLEEPEGGQEKDQHSHAESSVRNVPVEEFSKSLSQPVKDILIQSNAVNSTAFEGDQEGEHTYIGSKTEVALLTFTRDHLGAPPVAEVRSNSDVVQVVPFDSALKYMATVVKLSDGKYRAYVKGASEILLKQCTRVLSDPESEDLATTELTDELRETFNSTITSYAGQTLRTISSSYRDFDSWPPSEATSKEDPRSADFNKVHSDMTLVSIFGIKDPLRPGVIDAIKDCKRAGVVVRMVTGDNILTGRAIAKECGIYTPEEGGLAMEGPDFRRKSEEELKEIAPKLQVLARSSPEDKRILVKILKELGETVAATGDGTNDAPALKMADIGFAMGIAGTEVAKEAAAIILMDDNFATIVKAMAWGRTVRDAVKKFLQFQLTVNVTAVVLVFVSAVSSSTEESVLNAVQLLWVNLIMDTMAALALATDPPHPSILHRKPDRKSASLITPAMAKMIIGQAICQLAITLVLNFGGYSLLGYGSMPDGEIRLKTLVFNTFVWLQIFNEVNNRRLDNKLNILEGVLKNYWFLGVNLIMIGGQVLIIFVGREAFKIVPLDGKEWGISIGLGAISIPWGMIIRLIPDHWILKILPYAIRRRWVPETIKSEKELEKLKKDQEKDAEKAAKKKAKKDAKKAKKRGKKGGEDEEKASTREESDEEDHFKPPLRTLTSIRGNRARNHSFYDGHRGFHQYVHDQKRKVKAKAHTIAHLDSSHKEKDESTKSDARRSLTAPAAPRPQDGQTSQD